One genomic segment of Rubripirellula tenax includes these proteins:
- a CDS encoding sensor histidine kinase — translation MTSIVEDKNDQQRIERRRQRLESLGTLASGIVHDLNNLLTPILMSSRMLQRKDTNIDRDALLATITTSASRGADLISQLLTFARGGEGQHVPLQVDQIIPDVVAILRHTLPEFVELETDVEADLPAIMGDATEISQVVMNLAINARDAMSDNEVSGAPQPTNGILGIACRSMVLETARSFTYVTLSAGRYLSIAVSDTGGGIGPEVRERMFDPFFTTKPRGQGTGLGLSTSLGIVRSHGGAVDVQSEPRQGTTITVIFPVAQAPAQP, via the coding sequence TTGACCAGCATCGTCGAAGATAAGAACGACCAGCAACGAATCGAGCGGCGGCGCCAGCGGCTTGAATCGCTCGGGACGCTCGCCAGCGGTATCGTTCACGACCTGAACAACCTGCTGACCCCTATATTGATGAGCAGCCGGATGCTGCAACGCAAAGACACTAACATTGATCGCGACGCGTTGCTGGCAACCATCACCACCAGTGCTTCACGTGGAGCCGACCTGATCTCGCAATTGTTGACCTTCGCTCGCGGCGGCGAAGGTCAGCATGTGCCATTGCAGGTTGATCAGATCATTCCCGATGTGGTCGCTATTCTGCGACACACTCTTCCCGAATTTGTCGAACTAGAAACCGACGTCGAAGCCGATTTGCCCGCGATCATGGGTGACGCAACAGAGATCAGCCAAGTCGTGATGAACCTGGCCATTAACGCTCGCGACGCGATGAGCGACAATGAAGTCAGCGGCGCCCCACAACCAACGAACGGAATACTTGGCATCGCCTGCCGGTCGATGGTCTTGGAAACGGCCCGATCGTTTACGTATGTCACTCTATCGGCGGGACGGTACCTGTCGATCGCCGTTTCGGACACCGGCGGTGGCATCGGGCCGGAAGTTCGCGAGCGAATGTTCGACCCTTTCTTCACCACCAAACCGCGCGGTCAAGGCACCGGACTCGGACTGAGCACTAGCCTGGGCATCGTCCGCTCACACGGCGGCGCCGTCGATGTGCAATCCGAACCCAGACAAGGAACAACGATCACAGTCATCTTTCCCGTCGCCCAGGCACCAGCGCAACCGTAA